The following coding sequences are from one Treponema bryantii window:
- a CDS encoding GNAT family N-acetyltransferase produces the protein MKKVELPVLETSRLILRPLSVDDLNAVFKWTGDPRVNKFIIYPLYKSPEDGREWLSHLYENEKNIDYGFVYKETGELIGSGGMYYHEDIDTWRIGYNLACDYWKKGLTVEAMEKIIEYGRSKFDIKIIDGEFCVDNYGSRRVMEKLGMSYYQDAEYSKLDGSQTFKAKLYRKVL, from the coding sequence ATGAAAAAAGTAGAATTACCTGTATTAGAAACTTCTCGTTTAATTTTACGTCCTCTTTCTGTAGATGATCTAAATGCAGTTTTTAAATGGACAGGTGATCCTAGAGTAAACAAATTCATAATCTATCCTCTTTATAAAAGTCCTGAAGATGGTCGTGAATGGTTGTCTCATCTTTATGAAAATGAAAAGAACATAGATTATGGATTTGTTTACAAAGAAACAGGCGAGCTGATTGGAAGTGGTGGAATGTACTATCACGAAGATATAGACACCTGGAGAATAGGTTATAACCTTGCATGTGATTACTGGAAGAAAGGTCTTACAGTTGAAGCAATGGAAAAAATAATTGAATACGGTCGAAGCAAATTTGATATCAAAATTATTGATGGAGAATTCTGTGTAGACAATTATGGCTCTCGTCGTGTAATGGAAAAACTCGGTATGTCTTATTATCAGGATGCTGAATATTCAAAACTCGACGGTAGCCAGACTTTTAAGGCCAAATTATACAGAAAAGTATTATAA
- a CDS encoding condensation domain-containing protein, translating to MEKKITNDRVMLDGLSMHIIASVKIKGCTDVNNLKTAINYSVNRFESLRSRVERKSDGQAYFIYNGEKVNPSIEVRNYHTDLQTLTNEQSKIPFRFDKGEMIRFIIEDLDGYMNIRMIEHHLGGDGKSVLMLFDEIIKNLDAIENGTFENEDKPVFPHNVVTQKYIENNIPLPDSLKNTLVSFNEMWKQNNTIFTNEDYLNIFDKYWSKNTKSVKTLKFDQKEMTKLVSISKKYKVSINSILMTTAAKVFARNEKLTVVADGLPEMREGMGNYSGGFGVDTFYDETKNFWENATSIHKNVHAILQDKKNIIFSWAMNNLLDASLYDAICFESTGCYKNEIAAKYNAIFSPKRRPFLISNIGRASFSETSKVKVEEMEVSSPMQTNFDCSLCVITVNGIMNIVMEYNKDAAFDYESMLKNIEDQIKHLA from the coding sequence ACAGATTTGAAAGTTTAAGAAGCCGTGTTGAAAGAAAATCAGACGGACAAGCTTATTTTATTTATAATGGAGAAAAGGTAAATCCAAGTATTGAAGTAAGAAACTATCATACTGATTTACAGACATTAACTAACGAACAGTCAAAAATTCCATTCCGATTTGATAAAGGAGAAATGATTCGCTTTATCATTGAAGATTTAGATGGCTATATGAATATAAGAATGATTGAGCATCACTTAGGTGGTGACGGAAAATCAGTCTTAATGTTGTTCGATGAAATTATAAAAAATCTTGATGCAATAGAAAATGGAACTTTCGAAAACGAAGATAAACCAGTTTTCCCACATAATGTAGTTACTCAAAAATATATTGAAAATAATATTCCTCTTCCAGATTCTCTTAAAAATACTTTAGTTTCTTTTAATGAAATGTGGAAACAGAATAATACAATATTTACAAACGAAGATTACTTAAATATTTTTGACAAATACTGGTCTAAAAATACAAAAAGTGTAAAAACATTGAAGTTTGATCAAAAAGAAATGACAAAATTGGTCAGCATAAGTAAAAAGTATAAAGTAAGTATCAACAGTATTTTAATGACAACTGCAGCAAAAGTTTTTGCCCGTAATGAAAAGCTAACTGTTGTTGCAGATGGCTTACCTGAAATGAGAGAAGGAATGGGCAATTATTCAGGTGGATTTGGTGTAGATACTTTCTATGATGAGACAAAAAACTTCTGGGAAAATGCAACTTCTATTCATAAAAACGTACATGCTATTTTGCAGGATAAAAAAAATATTATTTTTTCTTGGGCGATGAATAATTTGCTTGATGCAAGCTTATATGACGCAATATGTTTTGAATCAACTGGATGTTACAAAAATGAAATTGCTGCAAAATATAATGCAATATTTTCACCAAAAAGACGTCCTTTCTTAATTAGTAACATAGGAAGAGCTTCTTTTTCTGAGACAAGTAAAGTAAAAGTAGAAGAAATGGAAGTTTCTTCACCAATGCAGACTAATTTTGATTGCAGCTTATGTGTAATTACTGTTAATGGAATAATGAATATCGTAATGGAATATAATAAAGATGCAGCATTTGATTATGAATCAATGTTAAAAAATATTGAAGATCAGATAAAACATCTTGCATAA